One genomic region from Mangifera indica cultivar Alphonso chromosome 17, CATAS_Mindica_2.1, whole genome shotgun sequence encodes:
- the LOC123200057 gene encoding uncharacterized protein LOC123200057 has protein sequence MGKRKQSADKTKNRNHLPSSSGIVPCSSELQELSKEKSSLLVESSENKLYTSSMDITDNSVKLLNTHTSLSSHHYNLGRSIFIKRSRHHYGHHYSRRNSVNRGNASSSHGKGPPSCDGRLLYKLSTQCNAESGQNAENSENPFGRPERMRSSSLVKDASSADAVKMVCGICQKPLRRKPYLLGITNAVSSGDYCIVGVLVCGHVYHADCLEKRTSAEEGCDPPCPLCTSVPLQVGSSGAQE, from the exons ATGGGTAAGAGAAAGCAAAGTGCTGACAAAACAAAGAACAGGAATCATCTTCCTTCTTCCTCGg GCATTGTTCCGTGCTCTTCTGAATTGCAAGAATTGTCTAAAGAG aaaTCTTCACTTTTAGTTGAATCTAGTGAAAACAAGCTGTACACATCTAGCATGGATATCACCGATAATTCAGTGAAGCTGTTAAACACCCACACTTCTCTTTCAAGCCATCATTACAATCTTGGTCGTTCTATATTCATAAAAAGATCACGTCATCACTATGGCCACCACTACTCTCGGAGGAACTCTGTTAACCGTGGCAATGCATCGAGTTCTCATGGCAAGGGTCCTCCTTCATGTGATGGGAGACTGTTATATAAGTTGTCTACTCAATGCAATGCAGAGTCTGGACAGAATGCTG AGAACAGCGAAAATCCATTTGGTAGGCCTGAGAGAATGAGGTCCAGTTCCTTGGTAAAGGATGCCTCATCAGCGGATGCGGTGAAGATGGTATGTGGGATCTGTCAGAAGCCGTTGAGACGTAAACCTTATCTTCTTGGAATCACAAACGCTGTTTCTTCGGGTGATTACTGTATTGTTGGTGTTTTAGTTTGTGGTCATGTGTATCATGCAGACTGCCTGGAAAAGAGAACATCTGCAGAAGAAGGATGCGACCCACCCTGCCCACTGTGTACGAGTGTGCCGTTGCAAGTTGGGTCATCAGGAGCACAGGAATAG
- the LOC123200302 gene encoding pyrophosphate-energized vacuolar membrane proton pump, whose protein sequence is MGATILPDLGAEILIPLCAVIGIGFSLLQWVLVSKIQLSPSRASSKSSVNSGAGATNRNGYSDYLIEEEEGINDDNVVLKCAEIQSAISEGASSFLFTEYQYVGVFMVVFAILIFVFLGSVEGFSTKSQPCTYDRFKMCKPALATAAFSTISFLLGAVTSVVSGFLGMKIATYANARTTLEARKGVGKAFIAAFRSGAVMGFLLAANGLLVLFIAINLFKLYYGDDWAGLFEAITGYGLGGSSMALFGRVGGGIYTKAADVGADLVGKVERNIPEDDPRNPAVIADNVGDNVGDIAGMGSDLFGSYAESSCAALVVASISSFGINHELTAMLYPLIISSVGIIVCLLTTLFATTKAFEIKAVKEIEPTLKRQLIISTVLMTVGIAIVSWIAVPSSFTIFNFGTQKVVKNWQLFLCVAVGLWAGLIIGFVTEYYTSNAYSPVQDVADSCRTGAATNVIFGLALGYKSCIIPIFAIAISIFVSFSFAAMYGVAVAALGMLSTIATGLAIDAYGPISDNAGGIAEMAGMSHRIRERTDALDAAGNTTAAIGKGFAIGSAALVSLALFGAFVSRASILTVDVLTPKVFIGLLVGAMLPYWFSALTMKSVGSAALKMVEEVRRQFNTIPGLMEGTTKPDYATCVKISTDASIKEMIPPGALVMLTPLIVGIFFGVETLSGVLAGSLVSGVQIAISSSNTGGAWDNAKKYIEAGASEHARTLGPKGSDPHKAAVIGDTIGDPLKDTSGPSLNILIKLMAVESLVFAPFFATHGGLLFKLWN, encoded by the exons ATGGGAGCAACAATTCTGCCAGATCTCGGCGCCGAGATTCTGATTCCGCTTTGTGCAGTGATTGGAATTGGCTTCTCTTTGCTTCAGTGGGTGCTCGTTTCAAAAATCCAGTTGTCTCCTTCCAGAGCCTCCTCCAAGTCATCGGTTAACAGTGGAGCCGGCGCCACCAACCGAAACGGCTACTCCGACTATCTTATCGAAGAGGAGGAAGGCATTAATGACGATAACGTCGTCCTTAAATGTGCCGAAATTCAAAGCGCCATTTCTGAAG GGGCTTCCTCATTCCTTTTCACTGAATATCAATATGTTGGTGTTTTCATGGTTGTGTTTGCAATCTTGATTTTCGTTTTCCTTGGCTCTGTTGAGGGTTTCAGCACAAAGAGCCAACCTTGCACATATGATCGATTCAAGATGTGTAAGCCTGCTCTTGCAACTGCTGCCTTCAGCACTATATCTTTCTTGCTTGGTGCTGTAACTTCAGTGGTTTCTGGCTTCCTTGGGATGAAAATTGCTACCTATGCAAATGCAAGAACCACCTTGGAGGCAAGGAAAGGAGTTGGGAAGGCTTTTATCGCTGCATTTAGATCTGGTGCTGTTATGGGTTTTCTCCTTGCTGCAAATGGTCTTTTGGTGCTTTTCATTGCCATTAACCTATTCAAGCTATACTACGGTGATGACTGGGCTGGCCTTTTTGAGGCTATAACTGGTTATGGCCTTGGAGGTTCTTCCATGGCTCTCTTTGGTAGAGTCGGTGGAGGTATATACACGAAAGCTGCTGATGTTGGTGCTGATCTCGTTGGCAAGGTTGAGAGGAACATTCCTGAGGATGATCCAAGAAATCCAGCT gTCATTGCTGACAATGTTGGTGATAATGTTGGGGACATAGCTGGTATGGGATCGGATCTTTTTGGCTCATATGCTGAATCATCCTGTGCTGCCCTAGTGGTTGCATCAATCTCTTCCTTTGGAATCAATCATGAGTTAACAGCAATGTTGTATCCTCTCATTATTAGTTCAGTGGGAATAATTGTTTGTTTGCTCACCACCTTATTTGCAACCACTAAGGCCTTTGAGATCAAGGCTGTAAAAGAAATTGAGCCGACCTTGAAGAGGCAACTCATCATCTCCACTGTTCTGATGACCGTTGGAATTGCAATTGTTAGTTGGATAGCTGTTCCGTCTTCCTTCACCATCTTcaattttggaacccaaaaagtTGTTAAGAACTG GCAACTGTTTTTATGTGTTGCTGTTGGTCTCTGGGCTGGGCTCATTATTGGATTTGTAACTGAGTACTATACAAGCAATGCATACAG CCCTGTGCAAGATGTTGCTGATTCCTGCCGAACTGGAGCTGCCACTAATGTTATTTTCGGCCTTGCATTGGGCTACAAATCTTGTATTATTCCTATTTTTGCTATCGCAATCAGCATTTTTGTTAGTTTCAGTTTTGCTGCAATGTATGGTGTTGCTGTTGCGGCCCTCGGAATGCTCAGCACTATAGCTACTGGATTGGCCATTGATGCTTATGGTCCTATCAGCGACAATGCTGGAGGCATTGCTGAGATGGCAGGCATGAGTCATAGAATCCGAGAAAGAACTGATGCACTTGATGCTGCAGGAAACACCACTGCCGCTATTGGGaag GGGTTTGCTATTGGTTCTGCAGCTCTTGTGTCGCTAGCCCTTTTTGGTGCCTTTGTGAGCCGTGCATCTATTTTAACAGTTGATGTTTTGACTCCAAAAGTTTTCATTGGTTTGCTTGTTGGTGCTATGCTCCCTTACTGGTTCTCTGCCCTGACAATGAAGAGTGTGGGAAGTGCAGCTTTAAAGATGGTTGAGGAAGTGCGCAGGCAATTCAATACCATCCCTGGTCTCATGGAGGGCACTACCAAACCCGATTATGCTACCTGTGTTAAGATTTCCACTGATGCATCCATTAAAGAGATGATCCCACCCGGTGCTCTCGTCATGCTCACACCCCTCATTGTCGGGATCTTCTTTGGTGTGGAAACTCTCTCCGGTGTCCTTGCTGGTTCTCTTGTCTCAGGTGTTCAG ATTGCTATCTCTTCGTCCAACACGGGTGGTGCTTGGGATAATGCCAAGAAGTACATCGAG GCTGGTGCATCGGAGCATGCTAGAACTCTTGGTCCTAAAGGATCAGATCCACACAAGGCAGCTGTTATCGGAGACACAATCGGAGATCCTTTAAAGGACACATCTGGACCGTCTCTCAACATCCTAATCAAGCTAATGGCTGTTGAATCACTTGTGTTTGCTCCCTTTTTTGCTACACATGGTGGCCTGCTTTTCAAGCTATGGAACTAG